TTTTTCGGAACAGGGAAAGGGATATCAACCCCCACGACATTTTTGATCAGACCGTCTTCAGCATCTTTATACAACCCTTTTGTATCGCGATCTTTCAGTATTTCCATTGGAGTATCCAAAAAAAATTCAACATATATAGAAAAATTATTTCTGTTCCAAATTTGCCATTCGGGAAAAATTGAAAGAACAGCCGCAACTACATCAATACTCTGACTATCCAACATCCTGCATAGATGAGATATGCGATGAGCATTCAAACTTCTGCCTCTTACATCGTGCCCAACAGCATCGCCCCAAACATCACGAAGTATATCACCGTCAAGAAATACAGTCGCTGGATTCTTGTTCTTTAATTCACTGTAGAGCATCTTTCCAATCGTTGTCTTACCAGATCCAGACAAACCTACAAGCCAGATTACCATATCCTTGATATCTCCTTTGCTACCTGCAAATCTATTTCATTATCCACCTCACACCAAGGTCCATCCCAGGGGACTGCCTGAATGGACTTGCCCTGGTCCATGAGCAGCTGCAGCAAAGAGGTCATGTCCAGTCTATCTACAAGCTCCTGGCTTTTATCCAGCAGATCAAAAACCCATCTGGCAGCTTTGGGGGTAAATTTCAAAAGCCCCATATACTGACCCTGGATTTCCTCAATAGATACTTGTTTGCGGCCTATATCCACCAGACTACCTTGTTCATCCAGCCTGAAGCTCTCGGCATCGCTCAATGGATCTTCAAATCTTTGCTGCCAGAGATCGAGCCAGTTGATATCGTAGAGGATGCTTAAGGAAGAACCATCCTGCATAAGCCGATGTATGGCTTCACAGGGATAGACAATATCTGCGTAGGAAACAATGCAGGTCTGATGCAGCAGCCAGTCCCTGGCAGCCATAAGCGTGGCCACCATATTGGTCTCATTCCACCTGGGGTTTTCCGTGGTCTCAAAGTCACCGGTTATCTGATCCTTGCAGTACCCTCGCACCACAAGGATGTCATGTATGCCGGCCTCCCTCAAGGCTTCAAGCTGCCAGTGCAGCAGTGGCTTACCCTTTAATTCCACCAGGCACTTGGGCCGGTCATCGGTCAGGGTCAGGAGGCGGGAACCACGCCCAGCCGCTAAAATTACTGCTTTCATCATAGTAAACCAAAAAATTTTCTAATCATTTTAATATTCAAATCTGTTGCCTGACATTCTCTCTCTGGATGCCACATTATGGCCATAAGAGGCTCCTGGACATGTCTGAACCCCTCAATTCGACCCTCCAGATCCCTGGCAAAGGCCATTAAAGGCGGTTGCATCTCTACTGGTCCACAATTGTCATGGTAGGAATTAACCATGTGCTTATCCCCATTAATGATTACTTCATGTGTTGTAGCGGCATGGTTTGAGCAAGGTTGTATTTTAAAACCAAAATAGTGGGCCATGATTTGAAACCCGCGACACACTCCAAAAATCGGAATATCATTGGCAAGAGCATAACTTATCAAGGCCAGCTCTGTCTCATCACGTTCAGGGCATTCAAAAAGGTTATTTCCGCCGGTGATGATAAAACCACTCAGATTCCAGGATTGAACATAACTGGCTATTCCTGATCCAAGATTGGGCATGGGCATCCATTTGTATTCTGGAAGAACCTGATGCATAAATCCGGGCCAGTCTTGAGCCAGGGCATCGCGCTTTTCGGCATATTCAACCGCCTCAACCACTCTCATGGTCAGGCCGATGCGTAATTGATCCATACGATTAAATCGACCTTATAGTTTTAGATCCGCAGTCAAGAGAAATTTTCCTGGCCCTGCGCAGGCGCTCGAACATTTCTTCGCCACAGCCTATGGCGGCAGGCAACTGCAACTCTGCACAACGGATGGCCATATGCGAATTTGCGCCTCCGTACTTGGTGATCAATCCGGCTATGCCCTTGGTAAAAATCCAGTCAAAGCCGGGATCGGCGTTTTCAATGCAAACAATATAATCATTCAAAGTGCCGTAGTTTGTTGTAGCAGCCTTGAGAAAAACTGGCGGTCGCTCTACCTGTTTGTTGGAAATATAATTAGGTTCGGAGCGGTGTATAGGCACTACATGTATATCCCTGACTCCCCGAACCAGATAGCTGAGCTTGAACACTCTGGCCAGTGACTGCTCAATCCGGGCCTGATCCACCTTATGCATAAGCAGGGTGGTTGTTTCGCCCCTGGTTGAACTGTGGCAGGTATCTATGATATCCTGGATGGTCAAATGGGACAGGTCTTCCCTTCCAAGTCCATATCCTCCTCCCCAGACGGCAATGGCTTCCAGGGCCGCGGACAGGTTCCGGGTGAAAATAAACTTTCCGTACTCCCGTCCCTGAATCGCTTTCATAGAATATGCAAAAAGACCTTGCGCATCTACTGTATTGATACCCGCCTCTTGAAGTAACGAGTTGATGTTATTTTGTTCATCATGCGTCAATTCAAAGGGTTCAGGAGAATGGACTGCACTGTCAATTTGACAATTGTCGAATAAATCCTGGCGATCCTTGTAGCAAGGGGACATGATATCGAACGTCCCAGGCCTGAGATGCCCGTATTTATTCTGAAAATCACGCTCTGGCATTTTACCCTGACACACAGCCTTGGTATCACTGGCCAGATCGCCCATGACCGTGCGAAATGAGGATTTAAACATTGTGAGTCGTTCCTGAGTCAATGCACCGCGCGAGACAGCAGATCTGAGCAGGGTCTCAGCAATAAAGCCGTGTCTGGCGATAATGGTAAACGGAATGGTGCCGTATTGCAGGCAGTCTTCCAGCAGGTTTTGAGTATAGCCAGCAAGCGCCACAGGACTTTGTGAAACAAAGCTGAGATATTCAGATGTTTGCAGCGAGGCAAGATCGTCGACATTTTTCAGGGCTCGAGGTAAACTGCCCTTATCAGATATATCCAAAGCCTTATTGGTAAAAGTGCAGAGCAGTTCCTTGAAAGCTTTTTTTTCATCAGAATTGAGTACATCAGTATATCTTTGATTGAAATTTTCATCAAAAGAAAAATCCAGGACAGTGTGGGCAACCTCAAATTCCACTTTGTCGTGCAGGCTTGGGTTATACGCCAATCGGTCCAGCCAGGCATTGACTAATTTCTCGCCGATTTCCGCTGGAACTTTCTGGGGCAGAAAGGAGTTAAAGCTGGCCCGGACGTCTATGAATGTCCGGCCTCCGAGCAGGACCATCAGTTCCGTCCTGGGAAGTCGGCGATAGCCCATCCTGGCCCGGGCATGGCTCCAGGCGTGTGAAGAGATAAGCCATCTGAACAGAGATGCAGCAAGAGGCGAAGGAATCACGCCGATTAACTCAGCAGGATTCCAGTCAGGCATGTTGCCGAAGATAGTATACGTTCCAAAAAGCCCGTATCTTGGGGCGGTCAGTTGGGAAACAAAGCGCTCTGTATAAGGGATAATTCTCTTAACCCTATGTTCGGTGTCTGGATGCCAACCCCCAGCAGTGCTTATCCTGCGCACCTGAAGAAGATGCATTAAGCCACGCTTGTCCAGGGCGAACTCAATGTCCAACGGAATGGACCCGCACAGGGCCTCGACTTCCCTGGCCAAATCCAGCATTCCGCGTACCCGTTCGGAATCGCAATACTCAGGTCGATAATCACGATAGACCAGTACAGTCTTGTGAATACCTGATCCGCTGGTAACTCCATCAGATCTGCCAGATTCGTCGTAGTTGAGCACATAATAAGGAGAGCCATCGTCAACGCACCGGGTCATGATGACGCCACTGACATCAATATCAGTAACCATTTTCTGAACCAGAACCTGATCGTCGGGGTTCTTCTCCGGATAGGAGGCAAACACAGCCTTAACCGCCTCCCGAAACCTTTGCTCATTGGCTGGATCAACATCAAGCACGGACATAAACGCGCCAGCATGGGAGTTGCTTCCCCCGTCTTCACACACTGCGGAACTGCGCACGGCCACAGCCCCAACATCAAACCGGCGGGCAGCCTTCTGCAGCAGTACATGGGCATCCTGCTGCCATTCCTGCAGACTAAAATAAAGAAAGGAAGGAATCTTTGGTGAAAGCGACGTCCCTTGAAGCTGGCTCAGGGTGTCCGCTTTGGAGCCGAACTTGATTGATGTGGTGCATTGTGGTGTTTTCATTGTTTAGGTAAACCTGCAATCCTTGAAGATCCATTAAAGCAAGCTTGTTACTTGAACCATGCGTACTGAGGAGCGTCAGGAACTTTCCAATTTGGCCCATATCGTTCTTCGATTATTTTCTCTGGATTCTTTGGAATGTTAAATGGAAAACCAAAAAGATAGCCAGTTTCTGGTGATTCAAGATGATCCTCGTGAATGACATCTAGCTCTTCTCCGTTTTTTATTCGTAAATAAACATAACCATCCTGTGTTGATTTGGGTGATAAAAAAAGAAGAGTTATTTTACAACCTCGTGGAGGAAAAAGATCAATTTTGGATGACAGATGATATTTGAATTTATATCCAAGTGCGTTTAAATCTTGTTCATAAGAAACAAATTGATCATAATACGAACTCTTGACATATAATTCTACATCACCAGGTTTACCAGCAAATGCACCCTGCCTAACGGCACCTAATAAATTACCATGGCCCAGAAAATAAATTATCTGCCTATTGTTAAGGAAATTTATAAACTTTAAGAGGCTGTCAAAAGATGCAGTCTGTCTAAACGGAACACCATGTTTTTTGTATCGAAGATATAATATATAAACAATAAAATTAAGATAGCCGGGATTAGCAAAGCAAATCACATAACAGTTGTAAGCAAATGTTTTTTTTAAAAAAACATTAAGCTTTTTTATAAAAGCCAAAAACCCTTCATTCCTAATTTCATATAGATGTCGTATATGTTTTTTCATCTTGTTAGTAGTGTTATATGATAAAAGACAATCCGAATAATGACCTTAATTTATACTATGATGCATCATGATTTAAATCAAGTCAACGATAAAGCAAGCTATAAAAAATCATCCTCAATTGATGAAGGTTGCAAGCCGACCCTAAAGTATAGGGAATTGCGCTAAGTTGTATATCCATTGGCCCAAGATATTTCGATAGATAGACACCAGCCGAACTCCCATCTGCTTTTCTGCAATGCAAAAATATAAATTTATGTTTATGACTGATAATCATGACGAGCTACGTATCCAACTAATTCTTCTCCACCACAAATACATCACCATAAAGATGTTTGATGCTGCATTCATTGTACTTACTGTTTACCTTTGAAAGATTGTTCTGAATCTGTTTCAACTCCTTAAGCCTTAGCCCTGGAAACTTGCGCATGGCTTTTGTTTCCACGCCTTTGATTCTATTTTTAAGCCGCGCCAATTCTTTTTTGGCGCTCATTTTCCAGCCAGTCAGCCCCAGCCTGATTGGAGGCGACTCTGGAACGTCCAGTGTCTCCAGCACATCCACGATTTTCTTAGCCGCTGTGTCACCTTCAACATTGGCCAGCCTGTTCCTGATCAGCTCGTCATTTTCCGGGGTGCGGTGGTCATTGACCTCTTCTCCACTAAAAATCCTGGCCAGGACATCAGAAACTTCGTCCTCGGTTGTACACTTGATGCTCAGCTTGTTGGGAATTTCCCTGTTGATGGGGCTCTCAAAAGGGGTGTAGGCAATAGCCGGTGTACCGGAAACATATGCCTCCATTCCGGTTGTACAGCCGTTGTGGATGACTGCGCACGCCGCTCTTTCCCAGGAACTGATTCCTCCCTCAAACAGGACGTGTATATTATCCGTAGTGGGCAGAACATTCTTCCAGCCTTCTATCTTCTCCACAGGATGAGGACGGACTACAAAGCTGATGTCAGGGTATTTTTTGGCCAGGTCTCTGATGAGCTGGGCATACAGAGCAAACATTCTTTTGCTGTCCTCAAAGATATTGCGTATTCTTTGCTCATCATCTGCCGTCACTATGCTGCCGTTTTTACGGCCCTGCGCAATCCGCTCCTCCAGAGTCATGTAGCCGTGGGCGGAAGCAAAATTAGAAGAAACCAGCACATACTTGCCAAACTGTTGCTTGATATTGTCTATATGATGCTGAAAGTACGGCAAAAAATCATGACGCCAGTAGTCTATGCGGGGTGACCCGGTGGGATAAAATTTTTCCTTTTCGGCCGAATACTTATCGCTCCAGGCTAAATGATCAAACTCACCCCAGCAAAACACAAGACTTGCCATTCCCACAGTTTCCGGGGTGCTGCGAACGGAAAGGAACTTGTCGTAAGAGTAGGAAAGCAGTCCGCTTTCTTCGTCCTGGGAGGCTATCAGACAGCCAATATCAGCTAATGAAGCAAGCTTCCCTTCTTTCCCTCTTGTTAAACTTTTATCAAGATAACAACCTGGAGGAAGACACCCGCATTCTAAGCCAGTATTAATGGCAGACTTGTGTCCAAAAACCACCCGAAAACCGCGATTGGCGGCTTCGAGAGCTAGAAGAAATCTTCCCTCAAGCTCCCTGGATTTTATTTCCATTAAAATATAAATAATTGGTTTTTTATCAGATCGGTTCATTCTTTTCCTTTTATCGGAATTATTTCTCAAGTTGAATCCAGATTCGACTGTATTAGCTCGACTGACCACCGACCCTCAGTCAAGTTTGAAACAAACGCGACCATGGTTTTGAACTCGTCCGGTTCCAGCGAAAAGGCGCTGTCCGGGCCGGGTTTGGCTCGGGACAGGGTGAAGTGCTTTTCAATGATGCAGGCTCCCAAGGCCACGGCAGCCACAGCACCAATACCCAGAGTATGGTTGGACAATCCCATCTCACACGCTAGCTCACACCCTCACATCAGCTCACACCTGTGCTTCATACCTCACATCAGCGCCTTTGCCTTTTTTGACAACCAGACCGGCATCCAGCAACTTATTCAGTCTTTTTATCGCTGTGTTCTGGTGGATGTCCAGGCTGGCGGCTATCTGACTGCTGGACTGTTCCCCATGTTTGCGCAGGAAATCATATACAGCCTTGAGATCCGGGGGTAGCGTGTTTTGCGCCTTAAAGAAAGTCACCTTGAAATAACTGCCGACCTCTTCAAACCTCGGCTCTGCCAGGCCGGCGTCCCGGCAGCTTTCCCGCATGCGGATAATCCCCGTACCGAGTTGTTCGATATAACCGGCTTTGCGGAAAATTTTGACGATCTGCCTGTTGCGGATTTCAGATGCACCCAGGCCCAGGTCCGCAACGGCAATCCCGGTAGGCAGGGTGCCCGGACTGATGACCTCGACGCGATCGGCAAACACCTCCACCTTGGATTGGGAGCCCTGCATGGCATAGTCCCTGTGGCAGATGGCATTGACAATGGATTCGCGCAAGGCAAGCAAGGGAATATCCAGCTGTTCCTCCCTGTGCAGACCGCTTATTTCAACCTTGCTGCCGAGATAGGCCCCGACAGCATCGAGAACCATTCCCGGCATGTCCAACAGAGCACAGGATATGGCCTGGGAATGGACCAGGCTTGACCTGCTGTCGCCGCTGTAGCGGACCACGGCAAACCCGGCGTATGCATAAGGTTCGGGTAGAATCTCGCTGAATAACAGCAGCCCCCCGACAGTAGGGTGGCAACTTCCGTTGTAGCGAACAGCCAGTTTTTCCTTTACCAGGTATTCCAGATCGGCCTGGGCTTGCAGGCCTCTCCACTGCATGTACCTGGAAAACACCTGACTGGAAAAAACTTCGCACCCGAAACGGGTTTCCACCTCTTCGTCCAGAGAACGATTCCGTCCCTGTCTGCGCAGGTCCGCCAGCACCCATTCATCAGCAAGCCTGTTGGTGGAACCAACGCGGATATAGGTTCCTTTTTCCGGGCCTTTTGATTTCAAGTAGTAGGGTTTGTTCGGCCCGGGCAAAACCTTGATTCTGAAAAGAACATTGCGGTCAATAGATATAGTCTGGAAAAACACGCCGGGAACAGGGGCAATCCGGTCGTGGATCGAACTGGCCAGGCGCTCTTCAAGGTCAAAAGGGTCTTGGTCAATGCCGATGATATTCCGATCATCGTCAATGCCGATAATAATCTCTCCGCCGGAACCATTGGAAAAGGCGATCACCGTTCGCAGGATACTATCCAGCTTGCCCGGAACCTGACTTTTGAATTCCAGTGTCCGCCCTTCAGGGCTTTTTATTGTCTCATTGATGTTCATGTCAGCACTTCACATTAAGGGAAAAGGTCATCCTGCCAAGGGCTACGGATACCGGGCTACGGCCCCCGGGTTCACCCAATCATCTCCCACCCCACCGGCGTTCCCTTCTTAACGTCCCTGTTCACCTTCTTGCCCAATACCACATCCAAATACCTTGGATGAAGGCCATGGCCTGTGCGTGAGATAACTCTTTTCTTTTGCCTCTCGCCCACTCGAAGACTCGCTAGAGCCGCAGAGGTCACAGAGAAGAGAGAAATCATTTTCATTCCTGCGAGTTGCAGTAATGAAAAAAGCTCTCAGCCCCAGGACTGGGTTTTATGTACCGTATCCTTCTTCATTTTCCTTGGCAGTAAAACCAATTTTCTTCTTAGGCTCAGCTTCTTCAGCCAGGAGATGGTCCAGGGTTTCAAAAATGATCTGGAATTTTCCCTGAGTTTCCTGGCGCAAGCTTACAATCTCCCTGCGAAGCTCCTCATTATCTAATAAGATATGCCTCAGTTTGGTGAATGCACGCATGATCTGGATGTTCACCTGGATTGCCGTTTTACTTCGCAAAATACTGGAAAGCATGGCCACACCCTGTTCAGTGAAAGCCATTGGCGGATGGCGAAGACCCATTTTGTCGAAATTGGAGATCACAAATTGTGATCTCCAATTCTGAAACTCATCCTTGGACAGCTCAAACATGAAGTCTGAAGGGAAGCGGTCAATATTCCTGCGAACAGCCTGTTTGAGTGACCTGGTTTCGACTTGGTAGAGTTCAGCCAGGTCTCGGTCCAGCATAACTCTCAGCCCTCGGATCTGGTAGATCCTGGCGGTAATATTCTCTATTGGTACAATCTCATTCATAACGGTGTATAATTATTTTTGCCTCTCCGCCCCACCGGGGGAGCATGTTATTCATAGCCACCGGCTCGGGGGATATGAATACTAAATTTCTTCCTCCTGCCTTATCTTCCTCATGTCTTGCTCTGTGGCTCAAGGCCTTCTTAGGCCGGGCGTGAGATATTCTTCTCTTTTCTTCTTGGTAAAGGTTGCCGACTTCGGGTTCACCCAATCATCTCCCACCCCACCGGCGTTCCCTTATTCACATCCCTGTTCACCTTCTTGCCCAGCACAACATCAAGATACCTCGGCGGCAAACCATGCCCCGGCCGGATGGAGCGGACGTTTTCCCTGGTCAGGACGTCGCCCACTTTGAGGTCTTTGGTTATGTAGAGTGAGCGGCGCCGCATTCTGGCTTTTTCTTCCGCCTTGGTCGGACCGTATTTAATAACTCCTAAAGCCTGCCAGGCCCGTTTTGTCTCTTCAACTAAAGCTTTCATTTCATGCGGTTCCAGAGAAAAGGCGGCGTCTACTCCGCCGTCTGCACGGCTCAAGGTAAAATGCTTCTCAATAACGGTAGCCCCCAATGCAACAGCGGCAACAGCAGCGCCGATACCTAATGTATGATCAGACAAACCCACTTCGCATCCAAAGAGATCCCGCATATGCGGGATAGTCAGCAGATTCGTGTTCTCGGGTGTAGCCGGATAGGTGCTGGTGCATTTAAAGAGTGCAAGATCACTGCATCCGGCACTCTGAGCTGTATCCACGGCTTCGGCGATCTCTGCCAATGTTGCTGCTCCGGTTGAAATAAGCATGGGCTTACCTGTTGACGCAATTTTTTTGATCAAAGGCAGGTCCACGCATTCAAAAGAAGCGACTTTGTAGCAGGGCACCTTCAGGTCCTCAAGGAAATCAACAGCTGTTTCATCAAAAGGGCTGCTGAACACTATCAGCCCCAACTCCCGGGCACGGTCAAATATGGGCTTATGCCATTCCCAGGGTGTTTGTGCCTTCTGATAAAGGGAATACATTGACTGGCCGTACCACAAAGACTTTGGATCACTGATGAAAAACTCCCCTTCATCCAGGTCCAGGGTCATAG
This genomic interval from Desulfonatronovibrio hydrogenovorans DSM 9292 contains the following:
- a CDS encoding PEP-utilizing enzyme, whose product is MKTPQCTTSIKFGSKADTLSQLQGTSLSPKIPSFLYFSLQEWQQDAHVLLQKAARRFDVGAVAVRSSAVCEDGGSNSHAGAFMSVLDVDPANEQRFREAVKAVFASYPEKNPDDQVLVQKMVTDIDVSGVIMTRCVDDGSPYYVLNYDESGRSDGVTSGSGIHKTVLVYRDYRPEYCDSERVRGMLDLAREVEALCGSIPLDIEFALDKRGLMHLLQVRRISTAGGWHPDTEHRVKRIIPYTERFVSQLTAPRYGLFGTYTIFGNMPDWNPAELIGVIPSPLAASLFRWLISSHAWSHARARMGYRRLPRTELMVLLGGRTFIDVRASFNSFLPQKVPAEIGEKLVNAWLDRLAYNPSLHDKVEFEVAHTVLDFSFDENFNQRYTDVLNSDEKKAFKELLCTFTNKALDISDKGSLPRALKNVDDLASLQTSEYLSFVSQSPVALAGYTQNLLEDCLQYGTIPFTIIARHGFIAETLLRSAVSRGALTQERLTMFKSSFRTVMGDLASDTKAVCQGKMPERDFQNKYGHLRPGTFDIMSPCYKDRQDLFDNCQIDSAVHSPEPFELTHDEQNNINSLLQEAGINTVDAQGLFAYSMKAIQGREYGKFIFTRNLSAALEAIAVWGGGYGLGREDLSHLTIQDIIDTCHSSTRGETTTLLMHKVDQARIEQSLARVFKLSYLVRGVRDIHVVPIHRSEPNYISNKQVERPPVFLKAATTNYGTLNDYIVCIENADPGFDWIFTKGIAGLITKYGGANSHMAIRCAELQLPAAIGCGEEMFERLRRARKISLDCGSKTIRSI
- a CDS encoding SAF domain-containing protein; the encoded protein is MKMISLFSVTSAALASLRVGERQKKRVISRTGHGLHPRYLDVVLGKKVNRDVKKGTPVGWEMIG
- a CDS encoding RNA-binding domain-containing protein; amino-acid sequence: MNINETIKSPEGRTLEFKSQVPGKLDSILRTVIAFSNGSGGEIIIGIDDDRNIIGIDQDPFDLEERLASSIHDRIAPVPGVFFQTISIDRNVLFRIKVLPGPNKPYYLKSKGPEKGTYIRVGSTNRLADEWVLADLRRQGRNRSLDEEVETRFGCEVFSSQVFSRYMQWRGLQAQADLEYLVKEKLAVRYNGSCHPTVGGLLLFSEILPEPYAYAGFAVVRYSGDSRSSLVHSQAISCALLDMPGMVLDAVGAYLGSKVEISGLHREEQLDIPLLALRESIVNAICHRDYAMQGSQSKVEVFADRVEVISPGTLPTGIAVADLGLGASEIRNRQIVKIFRKAGYIEQLGTGIIRMRESCRDAGLAEPRFEEVGSYFKVTFFKAQNTLPPDLKAVYDFLRKHGEQSSSQIAASLDIHQNTAIKRLNKLLDAGLVVKKGKGADVRYEAQV
- a CDS encoding ORF6N domain-containing protein, with protein sequence MNEIVPIENITARIYQIRGLRVMLDRDLAELYQVETRSLKQAVRRNIDRFPSDFMFELSKDEFQNWRSQFVISNFDKMGLRHPPMAFTEQGVAMLSSILRSKTAIQVNIQIMRAFTKLRHILLDNEELRREIVSLRQETQGKFQIIFETLDHLLAEEAEPKKKIGFTAKENEEGYGT
- a CDS encoding surface carbohydrate biosynthesis protein; protein product: MNRSDKKPIIYILMEIKSRELEGRFLLALEAANRGFRVVFGHKSAINTGLECGCLPPGCYLDKSLTRGKEGKLASLADIGCLIASQDEESGLLSYSYDKFLSVRSTPETVGMASLVFCWGEFDHLAWSDKYSAEKEKFYPTGSPRIDYWRHDFLPYFQHHIDNIKQQFGKYVLVSSNFASAHGYMTLEERIAQGRKNGSIVTADDEQRIRNIFEDSKRMFALYAQLIRDLAKKYPDISFVVRPHPVEKIEGWKNVLPTTDNIHVLFEGGISSWERAACAVIHNGCTTGMEAYVSGTPAIAYTPFESPINREIPNKLSIKCTTEDEVSDVLARIFSGEEVNDHRTPENDELIRNRLANVEGDTAAKKIVDVLETLDVPESPPIRLGLTGWKMSAKKELARLKNRIKGVETKAMRKFPGLRLKELKQIQNNLSKVNSKYNECSIKHLYGDVFVVEKN
- a CDS encoding N-acetylneuraminate synthase family protein, producing MGLSNHTLGIGAVAAVALGACIIEKHFTLSRAKPGPDSAFSLEPDEFKTMVAFVSNLTEGRWSVELIQSNLDST
- the pseI gene encoding pseudaminic acid synthase, with protein sequence MKIAEHKISVQSQPFIIAEMSGNHKQSLDKALQIVEAAAASGAHALKLQTYTADTMTLDLDEGEFFISDPKSLWYGQSMYSLYQKAQTPWEWHKPIFDRARELGLIVFSSPFDETAVDFLEDLKVPCYKVASFECVDLPLIKKIASTGKPMLISTGAATLAEIAEAVDTAQSAGCSDLALFKCTSTYPATPENTNLLTIPHMRDLFGCEVGLSDHTLGIGAAVAAVALGATVIEKHFTLSRADGGVDAAFSLEPHEMKALVEETKRAWQALGVIKYGPTKAEEKARMRRRSLYITKDLKVGDVLTRENVRSIRPGHGLPPRYLDVVLGKKVNRDVNKGTPVGWEMIG
- a CDS encoding NTP transferase domain-containing protein — encoded protein: MMKAVILAAGRGSRLLTLTDDRPKCLVELKGKPLLHWQLEALREAGIHDILVVRGYCKDQITGDFETTENPRWNETNMVATLMAARDWLLHQTCIVSYADIVYPCEAIHRLMQDGSSLSILYDINWLDLWQQRFEDPLSDAESFRLDEQGSLVDIGRKQVSIEEIQGQYMGLLKFTPKAARWVFDLLDKSQELVDRLDMTSLLQLLMDQGKSIQAVPWDGPWCEVDNEIDLQVAKEISRIW
- a CDS encoding gamma-glutamyl-gamma-aminobutyrate hydrolase family protein (Members of this family of hydrolases with an active site Cys residue belong to MEROPS family C26.), which encodes MPNLGSGIASYVQSWNLSGFIITGGNNLFECPERDETELALISYALANDIPIFGVCRGFQIMAHYFGFKIQPCSNHAATTHEVIINGDKHMVNSYHDNCGPVEMQPPLMAFARDLEGRIEGFRHVQEPLMAIMWHPERECQATDLNIKMIRKFFGLL
- a CDS encoding adenylyl-sulfate kinase → MVIWLVGLSGSGKTTIGKMLYSELKNKNPATVFLDGDILRDVWGDAVGHDVRGRSLNAHRISHLCRMLDSQSIDVVAAVLSIFPEWQIWNRNNFSIYVEFFLDTPMEILKDRDTKGLYKDAEDGLIKNVVGVDIPFPVPKNSDMVVDTSGRSGTPKTSLKQIVEYLETL